The genomic region ctatggtcggatgaaagcaagcctgccgattggaatttaagtgtgctctgcccaatccataagaagggcgatcctgcaatttgtgccaattaccgcgggattaatCTTCTAAACATCGCaaataaggttctagcgagggtattgtgtgaaaggctgaagcccaccgtcaaccaactgattggaccttatcagtgtgactttagacctggaaagactaccatcgaccaaatatttacaatacgccaaatcttggaaaagacccacgaaagaagaatcgacacacaccatcttttcgtcgatttcaaagctgcatccgacagtacgaagaggagttatctgtatgccgcgatgcctgaatttggtatccacacaaaactaatacggctttgcaagacgacgttgctcaacaccagcaacgccatctccgagccgtttgataccaaacgaggtttcagacagggcgactcgctgtcgtgtgacctCTTTagcctgatgttggagagcatcgtacgagccacagaacttatgccgatgatattgacatcatcggccttaacaaccgcgctccaaactggataaagaggcaaagcgaatgggtctggtggtgaacgaggacaaaacgaagtacctcctatcttcaaacaaacaatcggcgcacttgcgtatcggcacccacgtcactgttgacagttataatttcgaggttgtaaaagacttcgtttatttaggaaccagcattaacaccgataacaatgtcagccttgaaatccaacgtagaatctctcttgccaacaagtgctactttggactaagtacgcaactgagcagtaaagtcctctctcgacgaacaaaactaacactctacaagactctcatcatgcccgtcctaacgtatggcgcagaagcttggacgatgacaacatccgatgaagcgacgcttggagtgttcgagagaaagattctgcgtaagatttttggacctttgcacgttggcaacggcgaatatcgcagacgatggaacgatgagttgcatgagctttacgacgacatagacatagcgcagcgaataaagatccagcggctacataggctgggtcatgtcgtccgaatggatacaaacgctccggctttgaatgtattcgatgtggtaccagctgttggtagcagaggaagaggaaggcctcctctacgttggaaatatcaggtggagaaggacttggctgtTTGATGCatcctatgggctggaggaatcacgtaacagtgaatggtgaacgctatcgcgcaaagaagaacgactttttgatgccggaaattgaatcccgtgatctccacaacatttggttgcaccaagatggcgctactggtgaaacaatggatttactgcgtcgtcgtttcggtgagcaatatatctctcgtctcggaacGGGTTGGCCATCAAGATTGATTTGTGGGATGAGTatgtaaagttattcacgagacaccgactgaagtcctccagcgagtcattcaaaattggtgtttacggatgaccgaataACTTCGCAGTTGCacagggattatctttaaaaaataaatgccatgaatggttctacacaaaaataataaagattgcccaatcaatttgaattttcgttcttTTATTCCGATTTAAAATccgaaaagaaattaaattaaattcggaaAATACCACaagcttttctttttttggtgaTATCAATTAACAATATCTCATTCGATTTTCTTTCCTTTACTTAGAGAggcaataataaattgaaattggagCAAACGAGCGACCCGAAtttgggttgttgttgttgtagtagcttaCAAATCCTTGCTTAGAATATTGAAATCATCAGTCGCTGTCATCAATGGAACGGAAAATCTCGGAAACCGGCTGTTTCGCCGGGGTGGGACCACAGGGCGAGGGGTGATAGATGAGTAAGTTTAAACAGGTGAAGAGGTAGTTGGTGTCGTGAGGGATACCTTCACGTGCCAGGCAAATATTGTGTATATCGGCGTCAATTTGGAATAAGTGGGAGTCCAtagccatataaaaaaaaaaaactgaagctttcatagttttttaaatttatgagtTAGGTATTAGCTTaactaaatgtttttttcatagCTCTATACCTAAAATATTTTGCCTAGAATTATTCATATAATCAAGCACCAACAGTTGCTTTTTTCACGaaacaataattaataatttttaaattatcccCAGTCAACCATTTAACCTACCCATCCAGCACTTGTTACATCGCCGTATCACTACGGCAACCGTAGCAACCTTTTCGTTAGATTTCATAAGAAACTTTGGAATTTTCTCATAgtcagaaattaatttttggaagccAAAGAAGAGAAAATCGCGTTCTGAGTTTTTACGAAAAATAACGATTGAAATCTTTTTGCAAGACTAAGCTTTTTGAACGTATTTCATAATGATAAATTGCGTGTCGCGCGGTAAAGAAGCCCCGATCGAATTACCGAAAATTGGCAATAAAAAGCCTATAGTGCTCTCGTCACAGCGCTTCAATAAGTTGCTAAACAATGCCAATCAGGTGGAAAAGTTGCAAGCTCAGAAAGAAATCGAAGAAGAACAGAAATATAAGGAATACTTGAAGGAGGGATCGGATCAATTGGTAGCACATTTTAAGGGCAACATACAAAGGACACAAGATGAGAAGCTGGCTGAGATCAAGGCGAatatggaacaaaaaattacaaaaagtgaGGCATCATCATTAATGTATAGAACGAATCACGTAAAATCAGTGCCAAAAAATGCCAGCAAGCACCGAATCCGAAACAAGTTGTCTATACTGTTCAATACACGACTCCCAGATGCAACATTTATACGAAAATCTCAGTTAATAttgggtgtgcaactaagttttaaaggtttttttttcgatttcaaaaatgtattgttaaaaattggtacaacctattttatccaaaatactGTCCATCACTAGCTATAAGTTTTTTCCACTTCTCTGGTAATGCATGGATTCCGTCCCAATAAAACTGCTCGCTTTTGGAGGCGAAGAACTCATCAAGCCAATTTTGGATACCTTCAACCGAAGTGAAACGCACTCCCGTAAGGGCATTCTGCATCGACCAGAACAAATGGTAATCTGATGGTGCAAGATCTGGGCTATAAGGTGGGTGGGGTAGAACTTCCCATCCGCTACCATCGATAtaggttttgaccacttgtgcgacatgcggccgagcattgtcattgCATAAAAGATCAATGTCTCATGTCTGGTTTCCCATTCCGGACGTTTTTCCGCAATTGCTCGCTTCAAACGCATAAGTTGTTGTCTGTAGAGTGCTCCGTTTATCGTCTGACCACTTTTCAGTAGTTCGTGGTAAACGATTCCCTTCTGGTCCCACCAAACGCAGAGCATTACCTTGCTGACATGGATATTTGGCTTTGGCGTCGATGGTCCGGGTTCGCCACGCTTAACATACGCTGCCTTGCGCTTCGGAACCAGTACTCGCAGGTGGAAATTGATGGAGCATTCTCACCGTAAGCCTCACACAGCATCCGATAACTTTCCGCTGCACTTTTCTTCAGATGGAAGCAAAATGGCAACGCGAATGAAGTTTTGTAGGCACAAAAGCTGACATagtctttgtataaaaaaattttttgtttacacttcGACGAAATGACACAAACTAAGAAACGACACTTAATGATTACGCTTTCACATGAAACTCGTTACACAAATACTCAGTACAATTTGACACTAGTATTACTATATGTTTTAAATCCTttaaaacttagttgcacacccaaTACATTGATTACAAACATACGACAAACCCGATTcccaatttcaataaaatatgctGAAAGCATgctaaaaaattcaatacatattagggtggtccaaaaaaaaatttgtatgctgccgccccccaaaataggaaagaatgaaaaataaaaagacccgtatttttttttttttttaatcagaccatatttaatggtgccgccggggctttgaaatatcccatgtattttgcatgggaaaaaaatactttttcgtagatttcatgtaaaaacctggaaaatgaatatattttaaacggataactcagtttctcttcataattggtcagggaataacaaccaattatgaaataattaattttttttgtattaactattttcataaaagtaatataaaatattgtttttcgattttttcttagattttcgttttatgggggctttttgggcttctataaaaaatagttaatacaaaaaaattaattatttcataattggttgttattccctgaccaattatgaagagaaactgaggtatccggttaaaatatattcattttccaagtttttacatgaaatctacgaaaaagtatttttttcccatgcaaaatacatgggatatttcaaagccccggcggcaccattaaatatggtctgattaaaaaaaaaaaaatacgggtctttttatttttcattctttaccattatggggggcggcagcataaaaattttaatataaattttttcccatgcattttaggaccaccctaatacatatacaatacacgaaattttctaaattgattttttttttaattccttgttAGTTTCCAGTGTAAGCTAAAAAGTAAATTCTAACTCCTTTATCGTGTATTATTCATCTATTTAGTGCAGGAGGACATCCACCAGTCGAAGGAAAACGAGGAACGAGAAAGAAGCGAGCGACTGGCTAAGGCGCAAAACTTAATGGAACAACTAAAGCCCGGACCCAAGGATCTACACTCAGCGGCCATGCAAAGCGAAGTACTTCGTGCGCGAAACGTTCAACGCAATATAAATAAAGAGTTCGAAAAGGCTATTAAACGGCAGGAATGCATGGATAAGTTAGCCTGTGAGCATCAAGCGTTTGCGTTCATGCAAGAGGACCAACTGCGACAATTGGAACGCGAACAGAACATGAACACGTACAAGAAAGAGATGCTTCAAACAATCAACGAGTCCTACAAACAGCGCGTGGAGCACAAAAAGCAGCTCATCAAGGAGCAACAGGCTATACGAGAGGCAATGGATCAGGAAATCAAGGCACAAATCGAAAGAGAGAAAGCAATTATGGAGAAAAAAAGAGCTTCACTGCGCAAAAATGCACTAGAAGCCATGAAAATGGTAGAGCAACGTAGATTAAGTACGTTATCGTAGCTATTTTAAATTGTGCTTTTTAACCTTCTCTCACATTTCAGGGGAGCGTATGACCGAAGAGATTGAGGATCGCTTGTGTTGTGTTTATAATCTGGGCAAGTTGGACATGGATGTCGTCAAAAAGGACGAAGAAGCGAAGCAACTAATCTACGGTGAAGAGAAGAAACAAGAGATGCAAGCTCAGTTCTTCCGCTGTATTCAGGCTAAGACAGACGCAGCGGAGGATGAGCGCGTGCGTCGTGATATTAGTCGCATGCAACTGAAATTCACGGCAGAGGAGCAAGAAAAAATACGTAAGGACAAGGCGGCAAAACAGGCACGTATAGAAGCATATATGCGCGAACTGCAGCAGCAAAAGGAAGTTAAACGTCGCGCCGAGGAAGAAAAGCGTTACGATATGGCCACCCGCTTTAAGAACTGTGAAGTAAATCGTCTGTTTGAGGAGGCACAAAAGCAAAAGCGTCTTACGCAAATAAAAGAAACGCGTGCCTCATTAAAGGAACAGCTCGAACTCAAGAAACGCGTTGAAAATGAAGATAAGGAACTAATGCGCTCCACCTGTGAGGACAACAAAGAAGAGCGAGAGGATAAGTACTTCTTTGAATATGCACGCAATCTCATGGAGGATGCACACAAAAAGGATCGGCCATTATATCCCTTCGTCAAGGTGGTACAACAGTATAAACGTGAGCGTGGCATCGATTGTGAACGCAAAACCCCAAGGCATCTGGTGACGCAGGTGAACATTGGCACTCGCCCGCCTATCGATGGTAAGACGAATGTCGATCACTTATCCGCCACATTGGTAAACAAACCGAAACCGGCGCAATTGAAGGCAACACATGACAGCTCAACAGAAGCAATGCACATCAGTAAATCTGTTCCAATAGGCAAAGAAACAACGTTGGCAATGGGAAAAATGGAAAGGAGTGTAAAGGACAGCATACTGGAAAACTGCCTTAAGATCTCCGAATTAATTGCAGCTGATGCGAAGAAGACTGGCAACGATGACAAAGAAAAATGCGACAATCGGTTAGTGGATTGCTTGAAACCAAGTAATCGTATGGCTCAATTGAAGAAGGACGACGATTGCGAATCATTGCTCAATTCCGGCAAAGTGCGCTATTCCCTgggcgaactgaagaaaatgaaTCAATTTCCATCGACGAAAGAACAATAGACGAAGCGTTAGCCATGAGACAAAGTGCCTGCTTTGGGAGCTGCGTCGGATTTGGATTGCTGAAACTTATTTCGtacaaattcaattattttttgtgggccgCAGGCATtttcaatttccaacaaatgatTTCttgcatataatattttgttagttatttGTGTCTTTATTTGACATGGAGCTTGGCTCCTCGACTGAACATCTGATTCATATAGCCATTTGATAGTTTACATAAACCGTTTGCTTTTGCGAATGCACTGGATTTCCACATATTAGCTTCGGATTCTGGGTGacctacaaataaataataaaaactttaatagCCAACGgcatgaaattttaattcaaatgcgTACACTGTTCACCTTTTCATAATCATCGTGAGCATTTTGGTTTTGATCCTTTTGCGATCACGACTAATTATTTGCATGCGTTCCGTCACCGAAGTTTGAAAGAGTATCAAATGGAGTGTGTGTATCGCGGAAGTCAACTAAAagaagcgaaaaaaattaaaataacagctgcaatttttcagtttttactcATTCATCAAACATATACACAAATATGGGAAATTCAAATTTAACGGTTATACATATTTTGTTCTAGTACGAGAAATTATTGGAATTTTCAAACAGatactatttatatatataaaaattaagccgaaaaaagtgtgcatttgtccggggtaatctcagcaacgcgtgtaaggaaaacaatgaaagtttcacacattgttggtgtttctttggcaaaggtttctgtgaagtttggttgaaatccaaaaacgcgtgtgtgtgcggtgcgtcggttaaggggttaggtgggtttcaaaagctcaaaataggtacatttttatgaatttttttttatttaatcaacagaatatttcattccatcaatttaacacataaaagatacatattttataagtagCAACAAACTTTTTATCAATGACCTAGTTAACTTACGTAAAGAGAATACCCCAAACGCGGTTTACAGGGCCAAGTTCGCCGAATCCATCGCAGAATACAAATTTAACGGGTGGAAATTGATTTTTACTGACGGGTCAAAAGGATCCCACACTTCTTACGCAGTGGTAACAGAAAATCAGGAAGTTATCGCGTACGGCCTTCTATTTTCATTCTGCTCTATTTTCACCGCTGAAGCAACCGCCATACTACAAGCCGTTCAATACTGCGCCAAAAGTAAGGGTAAGCATATAATTTGCTCCGACAGTTTGTCCTGCTTCCAAgccattaaaaacaacaaaaaatcaagcaaaataatCGATAGTATCAAAAACACACTAATAACCCATCGGAGCAGcatcaaaattatgtggataCCTGGGCACTCCGGCATCCAGGGTAACACACTGGCAGATACAATTGCCAAAGACATGTCCATCACACCAACAGTCACATCACAAATCATTCTACCCAGCGACATACACCGACTCATTCATGAACAGAGGCAAACCAAGTTACTTCGCGAATGGTCGTATTACAAACATCATTATTCCAACATCAACCCTAAACGTTCCAAACCTACATATCCAACATCGGTACCCACCAACCACATTACCCCATACACACGACTCCGTATTGGACACACCATTATCACCAGCGTACACCTATTAAAGGGTAATACACCCAACACCTGCCCCTTCTGCCAAGCAACAGTAAGTGTACATCACCTACTGGTATCCTGCCCAGAACTTGCTTCTCAAAGGCATCACCACTTCAGGAGCACAGACCCTCTTCTACTTCTAAAAGAAGCCACTGAAGAAAACATcaaacatatttataaatttctgaAGGACACCGACCTACTCCGTCGTATCTGATTCAACATACAGTACATCACGAGAcagccgaaagcctctgctgctagcgctgcgtttgcttagtttacttttaattttattatcatgtaagctctaaaaaataaaataaaaaaaaataaataaatataagtaatttgtgaaattttcattgaaaaattttgaaaattaaggcgTGGACACGTCGTCTCCTATGACCCCTCAAAAAAAAGTTCTCTCGGCGTAGTCAGGATAACTCATGACAGATTcatctgaaattcaaaaacaagacgaaggaaaaaaaaaacaaaaattacatttttggcggcgttgaatacaaaaaacccttattttgagtagaattttactcggatcaatttgaaattttaggagaatattttaaacatattatactatttaataagacaaaaaaaaataaatcgattttttgaaattttgatacccacctaaccccttaagtgagtgtgtttttgctatttgccgcacgtattttttgtaccgcacatagcattcattagaattgaatacattttggtcgtgtgtgtctgggccgattattatgaaatttggtatatatatatatttttccacggtgaaggttagtataatatgcttattgattccactcACCACCAGGTGGCGCCGCCGAAGcccaaaacgaggacccgggtaaccctaggatgtgtttttacattgtgggtatcaaatcaaagctactgatgagtgctttaatacagagtattttttagatctctgagtgaccagggtctcgagatatagccgaaaaggtggaccaaggtacccttggatgtgtttatatattacaatatgggtatcagatggaagctgttgatgaaagcttttaagtgagaAAGGATATGGAGCTGaagatggaagaggaaaaggaatagctacaggaagacaaagaggaaaaggaagagaaagagaaagaggaagaccacttattattaaaaattaaaaaaaaaattctaaaaaattctaaaaaattttaaaatgttacatatacgcttattatataaacgttaatttgaagtcagttatagtgaaaaattcattgtatcattgccggcGTGACTGGTGATACG from Anastrepha obliqua isolate idAnaObli1 chromosome 2, idAnaObli1_1.0, whole genome shotgun sequence harbors:
- the LOC129239550 gene encoding calponin homology domain-containing protein DDB_G0272472-like; its protein translation is MINCVSRGKEAPIELPKIGNKKPIVLSSQRFNKLLNNANQVEKLQAQKEIEEEQKYKEYLKEGSDQLVAHFKGNIQRTQDEKLAEIKANMEQKITKMQEDIHQSKENEERERSERLAKAQNLMEQLKPGPKDLHSAAMQSEVLRARNVQRNINKEFEKAIKRQECMDKLACEHQAFAFMQEDQLRQLEREQNMNTYKKEMLQTINESYKQRVEHKKQLIKEQQAIREAMDQEIKAQIEREKAIMEKKRASLRKNALEAMKMVEQRRLRERMTEEIEDRLCCVYNLGKLDMDVVKKDEEAKQLIYGEEKKQEMQAQFFRCIQAKTDAAEDERVRRDISRMQLKFTAEEQEKIRKDKAAKQARIEAYMRELQQQKEVKRRAEEEKRYDMATRFKNCEVNRLFEEAQKQKRLTQIKETRASLKEQLELKKRVENEDKELMRSTCEDNKEEREDKYFFEYARNLMEDAHKKDRPLYPFVKVVQQYKRERGIDCERKTPRHLVTQVNIGTRPPIDGKTNVDHLSATLVNKPKPAQLKATHDSSTEAMHISKSVPIGKETTLAMGKMERSVKDSILENCLKISELIAADAKKTGNDDKEKCDNRLVDCLKPSNRMAQLKKDDDCESLLNSGKVRYSLGELKKMNQFPSTKEQ